From the Mycobacterium noviomagense genome, the window ACTACCCGGCAGCGGCTGGTGGAGACTTTCGACATGTTCGGCATCTCGCTGGCGGTCGCGGCGGCGCGGCAGGGGAGATCTTTTGGGCAGGTCCGCGCCTGGTTGCGGCGCGCCAGCTGCGTCGACGTCGTCGTCGACCGGATCAACGCGGCCGGCGCCGAGGTGCGCTACCGGCGCATCCTCGACGCGCTCGACGAACTGGAGACGTTGGCTGTGTGCGACCAGCGGATCAGCGGCTTCTTGTCCCGCGACGACACGGTGATCGCCCGGATGGCCGCCGCGGTGGACGTCGTCGAAGCCGCTGGTCTAAGCGTCGACCCGGGTGACGGCCGGGCTGCCCACCTGCGGCGGGCCGTGACGTGGCAGCGCTACAGCCGCGGACCGGTGTCAGCCGTGCACCGCAGTTGCGGCGCGGACATCGCCAGGGGATCGCTGCGGCTGTGGTCGCACGCTGGGGGGTCGCCGTGATCGAGACGGACCGCCAGGATCCGGCCGCCGAAGTCGACGCCTTGGTCGCCGCGATCGGGCCCCGGTTGGCAGCGCCGAGCGTGCAGCGCCGAGATGCCGTCCTGGTGATGGGCCCGTGGCTGGCCGGCGTCAGCGCTGTGGCATCGGCGCTGCGTGAACGGCTGCCTGAGCACACCTTCATCGAATCGGCCGACTTGGCGCCGGGCGAGGTGCCGACCGCGGTGGTGTTCGTGGTGTCGGCGGCGGCCGAGCTGACCAGCTCCGACTGCGCGCTGCTCGACGCCGCGGCCGCCGACACCGACGTGGTGATCGGCGCGGTGTCGAAGATCGACGTGCACCACAAGTGGTGTGACATGCTGGCGATCGACCGTGACCTGCTGGCCGCCCATGCGCCGCACTACCGCAACGTGACGTGGGTGGGAGTGGCCGCCGCACCCCAGACCGGCGAGCCACGCGTCGACGACCTGGTCGCCGAAGTCGGCAAGCAACTGGCCGACCCGGACGTCGCGCGGCGAAATCGGTTGCGCGCGTGGGAATCTCGCCTGCAGATGATTGCCCGCCGATACGAACGCGATGCCGAGGGCGCCGGCCGGCAGGCCCGGGTGGCCGCATTGCGCGACGAGCGCAGCACCGCCCTGCGGCAGCGACGGCTGTCGAAATCCGAGCGCACCATCGCGCTGCGCAGCCAAACCCAGCAGGCGCGCGTCCAGCTGTCCTACTTCGCCCGCAACCGGTGTGCTTCCGTGCGCAGCGAGTTGCAGGAGGACGTGGCTGGGTTGACCCGGCGCAAGCTGGCGGGCTTCGAACCCTATGCCCGTGACCGGATCACCGAGGTTGTGGCCGACGTGAACGACGGCAGCAGCCAGCACCTGGCCGACATGGCCCAAAGCCTGGGTTTGTCTGTCGAGCTGCCGGCCGCGCCGCAGCCGCCCGTGGCCGAGGTGCCAGCGCCGCCGCTGAAATCCCGACGGCTGGAGACCCGGCTGATGATGGCGCTGGGCGCCGGTTTCGGCTTGGGCGTGGCCCTGACGCTGAGCCGGCTACTGGCGAACCTGGCCCCGGGCCTGACTGCGGCGGGGATCGTCGCGTGTGTGGCGATCGGGCTTGCGGTCACCGTGTGGGTGGTGGGCACACGAGGATTGCTGCATGACCGCGCGGTGCTCGACCGCTGGGTGGGTGAGGCGACCGCGTCGCTGCGAGCAGCGGTCGAGCAGCTGGTTGCGACCCGGGTGCTCGCCGCCGACACCGTGCTGAGCGCCGCTCTGGGCGAGCAGGACGAACTCGACCATGCAAGGGTCGCCGCTCGGGTGAAAGCGATTGACAGCGAACTGCGCGAGCACGCCGTGGCCACGGCGCGGGCGACTGCGGTGCGCGACCGCGAGATGCCGACGCTGCACGCCGCGCTGGCAGCGGTTCGACGCGAGCTGGGCGAACTGGACGAGCCGGAAATTGACGAGCCTGACGTCGACGACGAAACGGCGCCGCTGGCTGGCGCCACAACCAGCGCAGACGATTCGGCCGCACCCGAGGAGAACCGCGAGTGACGCTCATCTGAATCGTTCCTGTGAGTGAGCTGATACACGCCCGAGCCATCCTGGGTATATCACCCGCGATAACCTGTTCTTAGAGCCACAGCGAATCCCAGGGACGAAACACGTCCGAGATTGATACGTACGCAGGAGAAGCTAATGACCTCAGCGACCGTTCCCGGTCTCGATACCGCGCCGACGAACCATCAGGGTCTTTTGGCCTGGGTGGAGGAGGTCGCCGAGCTGACCCAGCCGGACCGGGTGGTCTTTGCTGACGGCTCCGACGAAGAGTGGCAGCGGCTGTGCGATCACCTGGTTGAGGCGGGCACCTTCAAGAAGCTGAACGAGAAGAAGCGCCCCAACTCCTACTTGGCGCTGTCCGATCCGTCCGATGTGGCGCGAGTGGAGTCTCGGACCTTCATCTGCTCGGAGCGCAAGGAAGACGCCGGCCCGACCAACAACTGGATGGACCCCGCGGAGATGCGGGCGACCATGACCGAGCTCTACCGCGGCTGTATGCGCGGCCGCACCATGTGGGTGGTGCCGTTCTGCATGGGCCCGCTGGGCGCCGACGACCCCAAGCTGGGCGTCGAGATCACCGACTCCGAGTACGTCGTCGTCTCGATGAAAGTGATGACCCGGATGGGCAAGGCTGCCCTGGAGAAGATGGGTGACGACGGCTTCTTCGTCAAGGCGTTGCATTCGGTCGGGGCGCCGCTGGAGCCCGGCCAAAAAGACGTGCCGTGGCCGTGCAACGACACCAAGTACATCACCCACTTCCCGGAGACCCGCGAAATCTGGAGCTACGGCTCCGGTTACGGCGGCAACGCGCTACTGGGCAAGAAGTGCTACTCGCTGCGCATCGCGTCGGTGATGGCCCGCGACGAGGGCTGGCTGGCCGAGCACATGCTGATCCTCAAGCTGATCTCGCCGGAAAACAAGGCCTACTACTTCGCTGCGGCGTTCCCGTCGGCCTGTGGCAAGACGAACCTGGCGATGATCCAGCCGACCATCCCGGGGTGGCGCGCCGAAACGCTCGGCGACGACATCGCCTGGATGCGGTTCGGCAAGGACGGCCGGCTCTACGCGGTCAACCCGGAGGCCGGCTTCTTCGGCGTCGCGCCCGGCACCAACTGGAAGTCCAACCCCAACGCGATGCGCACCATCGCCGCCGGCAACACCGTGTTCACCAACGTCGCACTCACCGACGACGGCGACGTGTGGTGGGAAGGTCTGGAAGGCGAGCCGGACCACCTGATCGACTGGAAGGGCAACGACTGGGTTATCCGCGAGACGGAAACCAAAGCCGCTCACCCGAACTCGCGCTACTGCACCCCAATGTCGCAGTGCCCGATCCTGGCGCCGGAGTGGGACGACCCGCAGGGCGTGCCGATCTCCGGCATTCTGTTCGGCGCCCGCCGCAAGACCACGGTTCCGCTGGTGACCGAGGCCCGCGACTGGCAGCACGGGGTGTTCATGGGCGCCACCATGGGCAGCGAGCAGACGGCCGCCGCCGAGGGCAAGGTCGGCACGGTGCGCCGCGACCCGATGGCGATGCTGCCGTTCTGTGGCTACCACGTCGGCGACTACTTCCAGCACTGGCTGGACCTCGGTAAGAACCATGACGAGTCCAAGCTGCCCAAGGTGTTCTTCGTCAACTGGTTCCGCCGCGGCGACGACGGCAAGTTCCTGTGGCCGGGCTTCGGCGAGAACAGCCGGGTGCTCAAGTGGATCGTCGACCGCATCGAAGGCAGGGCCGGCGGTCGGGAGACCCCGATCGGCATCGTGCCCAACGTCGACGACCTCGACTTGGATGGCCTCGACGTCGACGGCGACGATGTGGCGAAGGCGCTTGCCGTCGACGCCTCCGAATGGCGCCGCGAACTGCCAATGATCGAGGATTGGTTCGAGTTCGTCGGTGAAAAACTGCCCACCGGCGTCAAAGACGAGTTCGAGGCACTCAAGCAGCGACTCGCCGAATAAGCGCGAACAGACGTAAAGGCCCCCAACACGCCTGGCGTGTTGGGGCCTTTACGTCTTCTCGGCAGGCATGCGTCGCAAGGACTTCGGTAAGTAGACCGCACCTGGGCCGGCTCCCGCTGCGGAGTCGGCGGGATTGGAGATCGCGCACCGCTTCAGCGACAGACAACCACACCCTATGCAGGAGTCCAGGTTGTCGCGCAGTGCCATCAGACCGGCGATCTGGTCGTCGAGTCGCGCCCGCCAATCCTTCGACAACCGGTTCCAGTCGGCGCGAGTCGGCGTGCGGCCGTCGGGCAGCTTCGCCAGCGCGGCGGCGATCTCGTCGAGGCTGAGCCCCACATTGCGGGCCGCACGGATAAATGCCAAGCGGCGCAGCATGTTTCGTTCGAATCGACGCTGGCCGCCAGACGTCCGTGACGCGGTGATCAGCCCGGCATTCTCGTAGAAGCGGATTGCCGACACCGCGAATCCGCTGCGCTGCGCAAGTTCGCCGACGGTCAGTAGATCTCGACTGTCCATGTGACCTACCTCACTCCACGTTGACTTAAAGTTAACTTCAACTACCAGTATGCCGGTATGACGCAAACTCAGAACACCAGACCCGTTGCCATCGTCACCGGCGCCGCACGCGGCTTCGGTCAAGCGCTGACCGCGGCCTTGCTGGACCGCGGCTGGACTGTCGTCGGTGACGGCCGCCGCGGCAACGAACTAGAAGTACTTGCCCACCAACTGAACTCACCCCAGTTCATCCCATTGCCCGGTGACGTCACGGACGCCGCGCATCGCGCCGGACTGCTCGCCGCCGCCGTCGACGCCGGACCGCTCACCCTGCTGGTGAACAATGCCAGCCGGCTGGGCCCCAGCCCGCAGCCTGCGCTGGCCGACTACCCGCCCGCCGAACTGCGCGCGGTCTACAACACGAACGTCTTTGCCCCGCTTGACCTGATCCAGGCGGCACTGCCGGCGCTGGTCGCCAACCGCGGCGCGATCGTCAACCTGACGTCCGATGCGGCCGTCGAGCCCTACCCGGGCTGGGGTGGATACGGGTCGTCCAAGGCTGCGCTCGACCAGCTCACCGCGATCCTGGCCGCCGAGACTCCCGGTGTTCCGGTCTACGCCTTCGACCCCGGCGACATGCGCACCGAGATGCACCAAGCCGCGTTCCCCGGCGAGGACATCTCGGATCGTGCCGAGCCGGCATCGGTGGTGCCGGCACTGCTGCGGCTGCTCGACACCCGTCCGCCAGCCGGGCGCTACCGCGCCGCCGACCTCAAGGTGGCGCGCTCATGAACCTTCCCAGCCCACTGACCGCTTTTCAGCGCCCGCCGGGCTCCGATGCCACCGGCCCGCCCGAAGCACGCGGCGTCGCCCGCGACGCGGTCAAACTGCTCGTCGCCCAGCCGAGCGGCATCAGCCACGCCCGCTTCACCGACCTCGGCGACTATCTGCGCCCCGGCGACCTGCTGGTGGTGAACAACTCGGCCACACTGCCGGCCGCTGTCGACGGCCGCCGGCGTGGACAGCCCGTCACCGTCCACTTCTCCACCGCGCGTACCGCCAACACCTGGGTGGTCGAAGTGCGACCGGCTGGCACCGCGACCGCGCATCTGCCCGACATCCGCCCCGGCGAGCGCATCGACCTGCCCCACGGCGCTGCACTAGACGTCCGCTCGTCCTACCCCGTAGCGGGCGTCGAAGGGGCACGACTGTGGACGGCGCGCGTGGCGGTCGAGGGTGGCGTCCCGTCGTACCTGGGCCGGCATGGCCGACCGATCCGCTACGCCTATGTGCCGCGGCAATGGCCGCTCAGCTACTACCAAACCGTCTTCGCCCGCCGCCCCGGCAGCGCTGAAATGCCGAGCGCAGCAAGGCCATTCAGCACCGAACTCGTCACGGCGCTGGTGGCCGCCGGTGTCGTTATCGCGCCGATCACCCTGCACGCCGGGGTCTCGTCAGCGGAGGCGGGAGAGCCGCCCGCACCCGAACCGTTCGAGGTCCCGGCAGCCACCGCGCGCCTGGTGAACCTGGCGCACGCCATGGGCCGCCGGGTGATTGCGGTGGGCACCACGGTGACCCGTGCTCTCGAGTCTGCCGCCGACGGCAGGGGCATGGTTATTCCGAGGGTGGGGTGGACCAACCTCGTCCTCGGGCCGGACCATCCGGCTCGTGTGGTCGACGGCCTGATCACCGGATGGCACGACGCCGGCGTCTCGCACCTGTTGCTGCTCGAGGCCGTCGCCGGCCCCGACATGGTGGCCGCTGCCTACCGGGAAGCCGTCGACCACGGTTATCTCTGGCATGAATTCGGAGACAGCGCCCTGTTGTTCCCTGCACCGACCACTTGACACCTGTCAACTTTCGCAGCGGTACAGTCTGCGCATGCAGATCCGCGAACATCTGGGCGCCGACAAGCCCGCCGTCATCCTGCATCCGTCCGGCACCGTCGTGACCTTCGACGACCTGGAAGCCCGCGCCAACCGGCTGGCGCACTACTTCCGGCGCGCCGGCCTGCGGGAGGGCGACACCGTTGCGATCCTCATGGAGAACAACGAGCACATCCATGCGGCCATGTGGGCGGCCCGGCGCAGCGGTCTGTACTACGTGCCGATCAACACCCACCTCACTGCCGCGGAGGCGGCCTACATCGTCGACAACAGCAGCGCCCAGGCGATCATCGGCTCGGCTGCGCTGCGCAAGACTTGCGAGAACCTGGCCGAGCATCTTCCGAGAGGCTTGCCGGCCCTGTTGTTGATCGCCGACGACGACCTCGACGGTTGGCTGCGCTACCCCGAATGCGTTGCCGACCAACCCGATACGCCGATCGACGACGAAGTCGAAGGCGATCTGCTGCAGTACTCGTCGGGCACCACCGGGCGGCCGAAAGGCATCAAACGCGAACTGCCGCACGTCTCCCCGGCCGAGGCGCCCGGCATGATGTCGGCCTTGGTCGGCTTCTGGATGGACCCCGATGCGGTCTATCTGAGCCCCGCCCCGCTATATCACACCGCGCCGTCGGTGTGGTCGATGAGCGTGCAAGCCGGAGGGATCACGACGGTCGTCCTGGAGAAGTTCGATCCCGAGAGCTGCCTGGACGCCATCCAGCGCTACCGGGTCACCCACGCGCAGTTCGTGCCGGCCATGTTCACCCGCATGCTGAAACTGCCTGAATCTGTTCGCAATTCATACAACGTGTCCAGCCTGAAGCGGGTGATGCACGCGGCGGCGCCCTGCCCCGTAGAAATCAAAAAGCAGATGATGCAGTGGTGGGGTCCGATCATCGACGAGTACTACGCATCCTCGGAGGCGATCGGGTCGACGTTGATCAGCGCCGAGGAGTGGCTGGCGCACCCCGGTTCGGTCGGCAAGCCGATGCTCGGCGCGGTGCACATCTCGGACGAAAACGGTGACGAGCTGCCCCCAGGGCAGCCGGGCGAGATCTACTTCGAAGGCGGCTATTCCTTCGAATACCTCAACGACCCGGAGAAAACCGCCGCATCGAAAGACAAGCACGGCTGGGTCACCGTCGGCGACGTCGGCTATCTCGACGACGAGGGCTACCTCTATCTGACCGACCGACGTCACCACATGATCATCTCCGGCGGAGTCAACATCTATCCCCAGGAAACCGAGAACCTGCTCGTCACCCACCCGAAAGTGCTCGACGCGGCGGTCTTCGGCATACCCGACGCGGAGATGGGCCAAAGCGTCAAGGCGGTAGTGCAGACCGTCGACCCCGCCGATGCGACCGACCAGTTCGCCGACGAGCTGCTGGCCTGGTTGCGAGATCGGTTGGCGCATTACAAATGTCCACGGTCGATCTCGTTCGAGGCGCAGCTGCCGCGCACCGAGACGGGCAAGCTGTTCAAACGCGAACTGGTCGAGAAGTATTCGGCGTAAACCATGCTTCGGGTGGTCGACCTGTCGGCGGCGCCGGACGCCGACGTCGCACCGCCGCCCGGGGTAATCGTGGCATTCGGTTCAGCTGCTGAACTTGCCGCGCCTGACGCTGAGCCATGGCTTGCCACAGCAACTTTCACCCTGACCGAAGATCCCAGCAGCGACCTGCGGGTGATCACGGTCGACTCGGTGCCCGACGCCCTGGCCACGTTGCGCGAACGCTGCACCCGATGGCCGCATGCCAGCGCCGTCTGCGACGACGTGCTGCGCAGTATCGATCCGCTTGGGCCCGCCCTGGCCGGGGTGGTGACCGAGTCGCTGGCCTACTCCACCCTGCAGGCCGGCCCGGAGTTCGCCCGCTGGCTTGCCGAGCGCGGCCCGGCCCAGTTGCCCGAGATGCCCGACCCGGTACTGAGCGTGCGCGACGGCAATACGCTGCGGATCACGTTCAACCGGCCGCAGCGCCACAACGCGTTTTCCACCGATGCGCGCTCCGCGCTGCTGGAAGCATTGACGGTCGCGCAGCTCGACACGTCGGTGCAGGAGGTGGTGCTGACAGGCAACGGGCCGTCGTTTTGCAGCGGCGGAGACCTCGCTGAATTTGGTACATTCGACGACCCGGCCAGCGCGCATCTGGCCCGCACCCGGCACAGCCCGGCCCTGGTGCTCGACGCGATCGCCGCCCGGCTCGGGTCGGCCTGCCGCGCCGAGGTGCATGGCCGGGTGCTGGGCAGCGGACTGGAGATGGCGGCGTTTTGCGGCCGGGTGGTGTGCCGACCCGACGCTGTCTTCGGCTTACCCGAGCTGAGTCTGGGACTGATCCCCGGGGCCGGCGGCACCGTCAGCGTGACACGACGCATCGGTCGTTGGCGCACCGCGTATTTGGTGCTCTCGGGCACGAACATCGACCCGGACACCGCGCTGCAGTGGGGGCTGGTCGATGCGATCGCCTAGCCGCCGAGCACGCCGTGCTCACGCAAGAACCGCACGATCGCGTCGATCATCACCGGGCCGTCGAGCAGCTCCATGCTGTTGTGGTCGGCGCCCGGCACCAAGACGAATTCCTTTGGCTGGCGGGCTTTGTCGTAGAGCCGCCGGCTGAGCTGCGCCGGCACCAGCGTGTCGCGATCACCGGCGATCACCAGCAACGGTGCAGCCACCCGCGAGATTCGGTCGATCGACGGGTAGCGGTCGGCCAGCACTGCGGCGACCGGGAGCCACGGGTAATGCAACCGGCCGACGTCGATCAGCGACGTGAACGGTGAACGCAACACCAGCGCAGCCGGTGGCGACTCGAGCGCGAGGCGAACCGCGACCGCCGCGCCCAGCGACTCACCGAAGTAGGCGACTCGCGCGGGATCGACTTGCGGCCGGGCGACCAGGAAAGCTCGCGCCGCGCGGGCGTCGGCGGCCAATCCGTCTTCCGACGGGCGACCCGAATTGCCGCCGTAGCCACGGTAGTCGAACAGCAGCACCGACAAGCCTGCACGACACAGCGCAGCGGCCAGCGGCGCGCGCAGCGTGCGGTCACCCCCGTTGCCATTGCAGATCAGCACCGCAGGCCCACGGGCCGGCGCCGGCAAGAACCATGCGCTCAGCTGCAGTCCGTCATCGGTGTCGAGCACCACGTCTTCACCGCCGGGCAGCAGGGTGCGGACAGACGGCAGCGGCCCGGGCGTCGGGAAGTAGATCAACCGCCGCTGCACTGACGCCAGCAGCGGTATGTCCACAGGGAAGCGCGGCATCAGCAACACTTAACACGGCCCGGCCGCCGGTTGGCCAGTTACCGCACGCGACGCGGCGAAACACCCTGCCGTAACTGGCCACTCGGCGCGCTGAGCCTGCTCAGTGGCGGACGATGGGCCGCAGCCAGCGACGCGCCCAGTGCAGATGCTGACGGTCTCCGGTGCGACCATTGTCGCGCCGGCCGGCCTCGATGGCGATCTTGCGCGCTTTGGCAGCAGTGTCCAGCGGAATCGTCAGCCGCAGAACCCCATTGGTGTAGTCGGCGCTGATCCTGTCGCTGTCCAGCTGCTCGTTGAGGTAGAACTGGCGGATGAACACGCCGTGTGGACGCTCGGACGTTACCCAGACGCGGTCGCCGTCAGCGGGCTCCTCGCGTTCGGCGCGCACCGTCAGCACACCTCTTTCGACGGTGACGTCAAGCGAGTTTGCGTTGATGCCAGGCACGTCGAGCTCCGCAATCATGGTGTCGCCGTCGCGCCAGGCATCCATCCGCATCAACGCGGGGTGGGCGGCGGTGCCGAGGATTCGTGGAAGTCGTGCGGATAGCCGGTCGAGGTCGTCAACGAATGGATCGAGCAAGCTGGTCATCACCTTTCACCTCCTTCAAGAGTACGTCGCCGGATACCTGCGATTGGTGAGCGAAGACCGCCCTGGCGCAGGCGGTTCCAGGGCGGCCCTCGCTGTGGACTTACTCCGGTTCAGCCAGGCCGCCTCAGGCGTCGATGGCCTTGTGGGCGCCGGTCTCGATGGCGATCTTGCGGGGTTTGGCCGCCTCGGCCACCGGAATGCTCAGCCGCAACACGCCGTCGCTGTAGTTGGCGCTGATCTTGTCGGCGTCCAGGCTGTTGCCCAGGAATAGCTGCCGGCTGAACACGCCGTACGGGCGTTCGGCGACAACCCAGTTGCGCTCTTCCGTGGCGGCGGGGCGTTCGGCTTTCACCGTTACCGTGTCGTGCTCGACACTGACGTCGATGGAGTCCGGCTTGATGCCTGGAAGGTCAAGTTCCACGACGTAGTGGTCGCCCTCGCGCCAGGCGTCGATCGGCATCACCACGGGACGGGTGGCGGTGCCCAGCGTGGTGCCTAACAGCTGCTTGGTGAGTCGATCGAAGTCACGCAGGAACGGATCAAACGTCAGCATCGTCATCACTCCCTTCTGCGACATCGATGTGCTGGTTTCGGCACAGATAACCTCTGTCTGCGGCCGCATATTCCTGGCCTCCGCCGAGCGGCCACTAAATGCACGCCGGCGGCGAGAAACCGTGCCATAAGTGGCCGCTCGGCGGCGAGGACCTAAATCCCGCCGCGCGCGACCAGCTGCCCGGCGATGACGTTGCGCTGGATTTCGTTGGTGCCTTCACCGACGATCATCAGCGGTGCATCGCGGAAGTAGCGTTCGACGTCGTATTCGGTCGAATAGCCGTAGCCGCCGTGGATGCGCACGGCGTCGAGGGCGATCTGCATCGCCACCTCGGAGGCGAACAGCTTGGCCATCCCGGCCTCCATGTCGCAGCGCTCGCCGCTGTCGTAGCGCTCGGCGGCATAGCGGGTGAGCTGGCGAGCGGCGGTGAGCTTGGTCGCCATGTCGGCCAGATAGTTGCCGACGGCCTGGTGCTTCCAGATCGGCTTGCCGAAGCTTTCCCGCTGCTGGGCGTACGCCAGCGCGTCGTCCAACGCTGCCGTGGCCACTCCCAGCGCACGAGCGGCCACTTGAATACGGCCGGTCTCAAGGCCTTTCATCATCTGCGCGAAGCCTTTTCCGGGCACCGCGCCCAGGATCGCCGACGCCGGCACGCGGCAGTTGTCGAAGGACAGCTCGCAGGCCTCCACCCCCTTGTAGCCCAGCTTGGGCAGATCCCGCGACACCGAGAGCCCGGCGCAAGGATTCTCCACCAGCAATACCGAAATCCCTTGGTGCCGCGGCGTCGCGTCCGGGTCGGTCTTGCACAGCAAGGCGATCAGCCCGGAACGCCGGGCATTGGAAATCCAGGTCTTGGATCCGTTGACCACCAGGTCCTGGGAATGGGGGCTGTCGGGCAGGGCCGTGGTCGACATGTTCTGCAGATCCGAGCCGCCGCCGGGCTCGGTCAGCGCCATGGTCGCCCGCAGCTCACCGCTGGCCATCGGCGGCAGATAGCGGCGCTTCTGCTCCTCGGTGCCGAACAGCGACAGCAGCTTCGCAACCACGGTGTGCCCACCCATCGCGCCGGCCAGGCTCATCCACCCCCGCGCCAGCTCCTGGGTGACCTGCACGTAGCACGGCATCGACACCGGCGACCCGCCGTACTCGTCGGGAATAGCCAAGCCGTAGATCCCGATCCGCTTCATCTGCTCGATCCACGCCTCGGGGTAGGCGTTGGCGTGCTCGACCTCGCGCACCGTGGGCTTCACGTCGCGGTCGATGAACTCTCGCACCGTGGCGACCAGCATGGCTTCTTCGTCGTTGAGACCCATCGATCACCTTCCGCGTGTGCCAGGATCTGTACCGCCATACTGACGCACGGGAGGTGCGATGAGAGGCGGGCCCTATTTCGACGACCTCGTGGTGGGCCAGGTGTTCGACTGGGCGCCGTCGGTGACGCTGACTGTCGGGATGGCCGCGGTTCACCAGGCGATCGTGGGTGATCGGTTGCGGCTGCCGCTGGACGCCGACCTGTCGGCCGCGGTCACTGGCGCGCCCGCCGCGCTGGCGCATCCGGGACTGGTCTGCGATGTCGCGATCGGGCAGACGACGCTGGCCACCCAGCGCGTCAAAGCCAACCTGTTCTACCGCGGGCTGGTGTTTCACCGGTTCTCGGTCATCGGCGACACCCTTTACACCCGCACCGAAGTGCTGGGGCTGCGGGCCAACTCGGTCAAGCCGGGGCGCGCGCCGACCGGGCTGGCGGCGCTGCGGATGACCACCATCGACCAGGCCGACCGGTTGGTGCTCGACTTCTACCGCTGCGCCATGCTGCCCGCCAGTCCCGACTGGCGGCCCGACGGTCAGCCCGGCGACGACCTCTCCACCATTGGCGCCGACGCGGTGGCACCTGCGCATGACCCGACCGCCGAGTGGGACGCCGCCGCGTTTCGCCGACGGGTGCCGGGCCCGCATTTCGACGCCGGTCTCGCCGGTACGGTGTTGCACAGCAGCGCCGACGTGGTGAGCAGCGCACCCGAGTTGGCGAGGCTCACGCTGAACATCGCTGCCACCCATCATGATTCACGGGTGAGCGGACGCCGGCTGGTGTACGGTGGCCACACCATCGGCTTGGCACTCGCGCAGGCCACCCGGCTGCTGCCCAACCTGGTGACCGTGCTGGGCTGGCAGTCGTGCGACCACACCGGTCCGGTGCACGAGGGCGACACGCTCTACAGCGACCTGCATGTCGAATCCGCCGAGCCGGTCGCGAACGGCGGTGTGCTGGGCTTGCGGTCGCTGGTCTACGCGGTCAGCAGTTCTCCCACAGAGCCCGACCAACAGGTGCTGGATTGGCGGTTCACCGCGCTGCACTTCTAGACGCGTCCGGTTGGTGCATCCGGGTGACGCCGTTGCTGCCACGTAAACGTTCTCCGTAAGGGTGGCGAAGGGTCTTGCAATCGCCTTAATTAGCGCCGCTGCGGCAGTACGCTGCGCAGCGTACTAGGTCTTCAGCCACGAGGATCGGAGTGCTGATGCGCATCGTCATCGATCTGAATCGCTGTTTGGGGTATGCGCAGTGTGTGCCGCTGGCACCGGAGGTGCTCAAGCTCAGCGGCGAAGAAGCCCTCACCTACGACCCCAACCCGGATGACACGCAGCATTTGCGGGTATTGCGTGCCGCGGCATCGTGCCCAGTGCAGGCGATCATCGTCGAACAGCTCGATCAATGAACGGCAATGGCTTCAAAGAAAAGGGCCGCATCGTCATCGTCGGTGCCTCGCTCGCCGGGCTTCGGGCAGCCGAAGCGCTACGGGAAGAGGGTTTTCGGGGGCATCTGACCATCATCGGCGACGAGCCGGGCGAACCCTATGACCGGCCCCCACTGTCCAAACAGGTCCTCAAGGGATGGGTGGCAGCCGATCACACAAAGCTGCCGCGCCTGCGCGCGGTAGATGCCGAGTGGCGACTCGGCGTG encodes:
- a CDS encoding MaoC family dehydratase, with the protein product MRGGPYFDDLVVGQVFDWAPSVTLTVGMAAVHQAIVGDRLRLPLDADLSAAVTGAPAALAHPGLVCDVAIGQTTLATQRVKANLFYRGLVFHRFSVIGDTLYTRTEVLGLRANSVKPGRAPTGLAALRMTTIDQADRLVLDFYRCAMLPASPDWRPDGQPGDDLSTIGADAVAPAHDPTAEWDAAAFRRRVPGPHFDAGLAGTVLHSSADVVSSAPELARLTLNIAATHHDSRVSGRRLVYGGHTIGLALAQATRLLPNLVTVLGWQSCDHTGPVHEGDTLYSDLHVESAEPVANGGVLGLRSLVYAVSSSPTEPDQQVLDWRFTALHF
- a CDS encoding ferredoxin, whose protein sequence is MRIVIDLNRCLGYAQCVPLAPEVLKLSGEEALTYDPNPDDTQHLRVLRAAASCPVQAIIVEQLDQ
- a CDS encoding alpha/beta hydrolase, with protein sequence MPRFPVDIPLLASVQRRLIYFPTPGPLPSVRTLLPGGEDVVLDTDDGLQLSAWFLPAPARGPAVLICNGNGGDRTLRAPLAAALCRAGLSVLLFDYRGYGGNSGRPSEDGLAADARAARAFLVARPQVDPARVAYFGESLGAAVAVRLALESPPAALVLRSPFTSLIDVGRLHYPWLPVAAVLADRYPSIDRISRVAAPLLVIAGDRDTLVPAQLSRRLYDKARQPKEFVLVPGADHNSMELLDGPVMIDAIVRFLREHGVLGG
- a CDS encoding acyl-CoA dehydrogenase family protein, producing MGLNDEEAMLVATVREFIDRDVKPTVREVEHANAYPEAWIEQMKRIGIYGLAIPDEYGGSPVSMPCYVQVTQELARGWMSLAGAMGGHTVVAKLLSLFGTEEQKRRYLPPMASGELRATMALTEPGGGSDLQNMSTTALPDSPHSQDLVVNGSKTWISNARRSGLIALLCKTDPDATPRHQGISVLLVENPCAGLSVSRDLPKLGYKGVEACELSFDNCRVPASAILGAVPGKGFAQMMKGLETGRIQVAARALGVATAALDDALAYAQQRESFGKPIWKHQAVGNYLADMATKLTAARQLTRYAAERYDSGERCDMEAGMAKLFASEVAMQIALDAVRIHGGYGYSTEYDVERYFRDAPLMIVGEGTNEIQRNVIAGQLVARGGI
- a CDS encoding Hsp20/alpha crystallin family protein, with the protein product MTSLLDPFVDDLDRLSARLPRILGTAAHPALMRMDAWRDGDTMIAELDVPGINANSLDVTVERGVLTVRAEREEPADGDRVWVTSERPHGVFIRQFYLNEQLDSDRISADYTNGVLRLTIPLDTAAKARKIAIEAGRRDNGRTGDRQHLHWARRWLRPIVRH
- a CDS encoding enoyl-CoA hydratase/isomerase family protein, producing MLRVVDLSAAPDADVAPPPGVIVAFGSAAELAAPDAEPWLATATFTLTEDPSSDLRVITVDSVPDALATLRERCTRWPHASAVCDDVLRSIDPLGPALAGVVTESLAYSTLQAGPEFARWLAERGPAQLPEMPDPVLSVRDGNTLRITFNRPQRHNAFSTDARSALLEALTVAQLDTSVQEVVLTGNGPSFCSGGDLAEFGTFDDPASAHLARTRHSPALVLDAIAARLGSACRAEVHGRVLGSGLEMAAFCGRVVCRPDAVFGLPELSLGLIPGAGGTVSVTRRIGRWRTAYLVLSGTNIDPDTALQWGLVDAIA
- a CDS encoding Hsp20/alpha crystallin family protein; translation: MSQKGVMTMLTFDPFLRDFDRLTKQLLGTTLGTATRPVVMPIDAWREGDHYVVELDLPGIKPDSIDVSVEHDTVTVKAERPAATEERNWVVAERPYGVFSRQLFLGNSLDADKISANYSDGVLRLSIPVAEAAKPRKIAIETGAHKAIDA